In the genome of Deinococcus aetherius, the window ACGCTCGACGAGGACGAGCGTGACAATCTCGCGGTGGCCGGCACGCCGCTCCCCATGCCGGTGCTGGTGTCGAGTGCCTCCATCTGGCCGGAAGGCTCGGTCGCAGCGACGATGCGGCCCGTGACGCGCGACCTGCGGGCGGTCACGGTGCCCAACTCGGGGCACTGGCTGGCGGAGGAAAACCCGGAGTTCGTCACCCGGGCGCTGCTGGATTTCTTCAGCGAAGTCGGGGGACGACGGTGAGCCCGGGAGAGCCGCCGGGGGGACCCTCACGCCGTGAGGTGCTGCGCTGGGGCGCGCTGGGCGTGGCCGCCGCCGCGCTTGGCCTGCCGGTTCAGGCGGGCGCGACACCGGGCCGCGCGGGAGGGCGTATGGACGGAGAGAACCTGTTTTTGTGGGCGGGCACGATGCGCACGGCCAGCATCGACGAGCGGATTCGCGGCATGCGCGCGGCGGGCATGCGGGAGATGTCGATCTTCCCGCTGGACTTTCGGCGTGCCCGGGAGGCGGGGCTCAAGGACGCCGACCTGCGCGCGAAGCTCAGCGGGAACGGGGTGCGCATCAGCACCCTCGACCCCTTCTCGCAGTGGCTGCCCGGTTGGGAGCGGCCCGCCACGCTCTCCGACGAGGACTTCGCGTTCTACAACTTCGGCGAGGACGAGTTCTTCCGCATGGCCGAGGCACTCGGGGCGACCTCCATGACCGTGATCGAGCCCTACGGGCGCGACGTGCCCGCCGAACTGGGAGCGGAAGCCTTCGCCCGGGTGTGTGACCGCGCCGCCACCCTCGGCATGCGCGTGCACCTCGAGTTCATCCCCTTCACCGGCATTCCCGACCTCGCGCGCGGCTGGGACATCGTTCGCCTGGCCGACCGGCCGAACGGGGGCCTGGTGATGGACGTGTGGCACTACTTCCTGGGGCGGCCCGACGAGGCGCTCCTGCGCACGGTGCCCGGCGAGAAGATCTTCGTGGTGCAGCTCAGCGACGCGGCGCGCGGCGCACGCGGCACCATCGAGGACCTGTACAAGCGTCTCTCGCCCGGTGAGGGCGTGTTCGACCTCGTGGGCGTGCTGCGCACCTTGAATGCTATCGGCGGGCTCACCTCTGTGGGTCCGGAGATTTTCTCCGAGCAGTACAACCGGTTGGCTCCAGAAGAAGCCGGGCGGCGGGCGGCCGCAACGACTCTTGCGGTGCTCGACCGCGCCCTGGGGCCGAGAGGCTCCGCGGCGGGGGGAGTCTGATGCAAAAAACCTTTGACAACCCCACCAGCGTGGCGCCGCCGGTCAGCAACTCTTCGCACGCCGTGCGCGTGAATGTCGGCGACGGAGCATTGATCTTCGTCTCCGGGCAAGGACCGCAAGATGCGCGGAGGCAGGTGGTGGGTGGGGCCGACCTCGCCGCGCAGACCCGGCAGACCTTCGGGAACGTCCGCGCCATCCTCGAAGCGCAGAGGGCGACGCTCGGCGACGTGGTGAAGATGACGGTGGATCTCACCGACATGACCAGGCGCGCCGAGATGGCCCGGGTGCGCGGCGAGTTCTTTCCGCACGACCCACCCGCCGCCACCGCCGTGCGGGTGGCCGCGCTCGCCTTACCGGAACTGCTCATTCAGGTGGACGTGATCGCCGCGGCAGGGAGGCGAGCATGAGCAACCGAGACGTTGAGGAGGGCGGCACACGCGCCACCCTCCAGGCCTGGGCGGACGCCTACAGCACGCGCAGTGCCAAGGCCCTCGCTGCCCTGTACACGGTGAACGGCGTGTACGAGGACGTCCCGTCGGGCTTCAGCGCGACTGGGCCCGACGTCGAGGGTTTCGCGCAGGGCTTCCTCGGAATGGTGGAGAGCTTCGAGTTCATCCTGGAGGGCCTGTTCGCGGACGGCACGCGCGGCGCCCTGGCCTGGACCTTCCGCGGGCGCAACAACAGCTTCGTCGGCGACGAGGGCGCGAAGGGCAAGGCCATCGCGGCGCGGGTCTTCACCGCCTTCTCCTTCGAGGGCGGCCGGATCGCGCGCAGCTCGGACTACTACGACACGGCCTCCCTGATGCGTCAGGTGGGCGCGTTGCCACAGGACGGCTGAGTGCAGGCGAGTCGGCGTGGCTGGTGCCGTCCTGGCGAGGGAGCAGCCGGTGGCACCCCCGCGGCCTGCGGGAGGGGCCTGCCGGGTGGACGGCAGGTCCACCCTGAGCGGCTGGCGGCGGCAGAACAGTCCCTCCTGAACTGGCCTCGCCGCCTCTCGCCCAGCAGCGCGGCCGCGGCGAACTCCTCCCACGCCGCCCCCACACGGGGCGTCACGAAAGGCCACCCATGACCCAGGACGAGCAGGCACGGCAATACACCCATGACCTCCTTCAGGCGATCAACGACAAGGACACGCCGCGCTTTCTGAACTTCTTCACCGAGACTGGCGCGGTCGAGGACGACGGGCGCACCTTTCGCGGGCGGGACGACATCCGGCGCTGGAGCGACGACGAACTGATCGGCGCGGGAGGTCAGGTGACCGTGACGGCCGAGCGCGTCACTTCGCGCGGCGTGGAGGTGGATCTCGACTACACCTCGAGCGACTACAGCGGCCCCACCCGCTTCGTCCTGACCTGGAAGGGCACGGAGCTGACCTCCCTGAAGGTCGAGGACGTGGGTCAGGGGTAGCCCACAGCGGGCAGACCGCTGCACACAGCTCCACCCCACCCGGTTCTTGAAAGGCACGACCATGACGAACACTTCCCACACCGCTCCCCCCGCGGCCGCCGCCGGCACCCTCACCCTGGGCGGCGATCTGACGGTCAGGCGCCTCGGGTACGGCACGATGCAGCTCACCGGCCCGGCCTCGTACGGCCCGCCCCGCGACCACGCGCAGGCCCTGAGGGTGCTGCGCCGCGCGCCCGAACTCGGGATCGACTTCATCGACACCGCCGACGCCTACGGTCCCGGAATCGCCGAGGACCTCGTGGCCGAGGCGCTCTTTCCCTACCCGCCGGGGCTGGTGATCGCCACCAAGGGCGGCATCACCCGGCCGTCGCAGGGTCAGTTCGTGCCCGACGGGCGCCCCGCGTACCTCCGGAGCGCGCTGGAGGCGAGCCTGCGCCGGTTGCGTCTCGAACGCGTCGACCTCTACCAGCTTCACCGGGTGGACCCGCGTGTTCCGCTCGCCGAGAGTGTGGGCGCCCTCGCCGAGTTGCGTGCCGAGGGCCTAATCCGGCACATCGGGCTGTCGCAGGTGGGCGTGCGACAACTCGAGGAGGCCCGGCGCGCCGCGCCCATCGTGTCGGTCCAGAACCGCTACAACCTGATCGACCGTGACGGTGAGGACGTGCTGGCGTACTGCGGGCGCGAGGGAATCGCCTTTATCCCCTGGTTTCCACTGGCGACCGGCGAGCTGGCCCGGCCCGGCGGCCTGCTGGGCACCGTGGCCGCTCGCCACCACGCCTCGCCTCCCCAGGTCGCGCTCGCGTGGCTGCTGGCCCGCTCCCCGGTGATGCTGCCGATTCCGGGCACGTCGAGCGCCGAGCACCTCGAACAGAACGTGGCGGGCGCCGCGCTCACCCTGAAGGACGACGAGTTGCGGGCGCTGACGGGAGCCTGAGACCGACCCGGGACCGGGACCGCCGCTTGCCGCACACCGTGATCTTCACCCCGCCGCCCGACTTCAGGAGGAGCCATGCAGATCGGCATCGACAGTTTCGTCGCCGTGGTCACCGACCCGGACACCGGGGAGACGGGCAGTCCCCGGGAGCGGCTGCGTCAGCTCCTGGGGGAGATCGGGCGGGCCGACGAGGTCGGGCTCGACAGCTTTGGGATCGGTGAGCACCACCGGCCCGGCAATCTCGACTCCGCGCCTGCGGTGCTCCTGGGCGCCGCTGCCGCCCGCACCTCGCGCATCCGGCTGACGAGCGCGGTCACGGTGCTCAGCGTGGACGATCCTGTGCGCGTGTTCCAGAACTTCGCCACCATCGACCTGCTCTCCGGGGGCCGGGCCGAGCTGGTGGTCGGCCGCGGGTCGTCCGTCGAGGCCTTTCCGCTCTTCGGGTACGACCTGGACGACTACGACACCCTCTTCAGCGAGAAGGTCGACCTTCTCCTGAAGCTCCGCGAGCACACCCACGTCCACTGGTCAGGCCGGTTTCGCGCTCCCCTGACCGGGCAGGCGGTCTACCCGCGTCCCCTGCAAGACCCCCTGCCGGTCTGGATCGGGGTGGGGGGCACCCCCACGTCCTTCGTCCGAGCGGGCACCCTGGGCCTGCCCCTGATGGTCGCCGTCATCGGGGGTGACTTCCGCCGCTTCCGGCCGCTTGTCGACCTGTACCGCGAGGCGGGAAGGCGGGCGGGGCATTCGCCGGAGGCGCTCACCGTCGGCGTCCACGCTCTGGGCTTGGTGGGGGACACCGCCCGGGGAGCGGCCGATGACTTCTACCCGGGCTACGCGCACCTCGTCGCCACCCTCGGCCGGGAACGGGGCTGGCCGCCCGTGACCCGGGCGCAGTTCGACGCCTCCTGGGCCCCGGGCGGCCCTTTCTGATCGGCGATCCGGCGTCGGTCACGGACAAGGTGCTGGACGTGAACGAGGTGCTCGGCGGCGTCTCCCGCCTGTCGTTCCAGATGACGAACGGGATGCTGCCCCACGAGAAGATGCTGCGCGCCATCGAACTGCTCGGCACCGAGGTCGCGCCCCGGGTGCGTGAGGCGCTGCCGGCCCGGGAACCGACATTTGGGTAAGCGGGCGCGCTCCCGCCACCGATCATCGACCCACCTCGCTCCGCAGGAGAGCCATGTTGCACGACGCGCAGGACTCCACCCTCTTTCCACGCCTCGCCGAGGAGGACGTCCTCGCCCTGGCCGCCGTCGGCGCAGAGGTCATTCTGGCGGCGGGAGAGACCCTGTTTACCGAGGACGCCCTGCCCGAGGACTTCTTCGTGGTCCTGGCCGGGCGGCTCACGGTCAGTAAACGGGTCGACGGGCAGGACACCGTGCTGGCCGAGCACCGTCGGGGCGAGTTCACCGGGGACGTCTCGCTCGTCACGGGACAGCGTGTCACGGCGACAGCGACGGCGGCCCAGGACAGCCGGGTGTGCCGCATCGCCGGAGAGGACTTCAGCGCGACGATGGCCCGCTTCCCCCGGGTGGCGGAGGCGGTGTTCCGCGCGGTGGCGTCACGCGCCCAGGATCTCGGGGCGCAGGTGCAGCAGAGTGCCCGCCTCGCTGCCCTGAACACCCTCGCGGCCGGTCTGGCCCACGAACTCGACAACCCGGCCTCGGCCGCGCGCAGGGGCACGGTGCAGTTGCAGGTGGCCGTGCCTCAGCTCGCCCACCTGGGCCTGGAACTGGGCACGCTGGACCTGGGGGACGAGGCGCGCAGACGGGTCATCGAGACGCTGGCCCAGGAACGGGCCGCCCCCGTCCTGTCCCCGCTGGACCGCGCGGACCGGGAGGACGCGCTCACCACCTGGCTGGAGGGCCGCGGGGTGCCGGACGCCCTGGACCTCGCCCCCACGCTGCTCGAGCTGAACTTCAGTGAGGACGCGCTGGCCGCCTGGAGTGAGGGCATGAACGCGGGGCAGCTTGGGGTCGCCCTGCGCCTGCTGGGGGCCACCCACGAGGCCCGGACCCTGGCAGACGAGGCGCAACAGGCGCTCACGCGCATCTCGGCCGTGGTGGACGCGATGAAGGCCTACACCTTCATGGACCGCGCTCCCCAGCAGGACCTGGACGTGCGGGCGAGCCTGGACAGCACGCTGGCGGTCCTGGGTTCGCGTCTGCCCCCGGGCATCACGGTGGTGCGTGAGTACGGCGCGGGCGTGCCCCCCGTCCCCGCGCGCGGCGCCGAGCTGACCCAGGTGTGGACGAACCTGATCGACAACGCCCTCGACGCCCTGGGGGAACGCGGCACCCTGCGTCTCCAGGTGGTGCGGGAGGGGGACGCCGTGCTCGTCGAGGTCGGGGACGACGGCCCGGGCATCCCGGAGGCCCTCCAGGAGCGGGTGTTCGACGCCTTTTTCACCACCAAGGACGTGGGCGGCGGCGCGGGTCTGGGCCTCGACGTGGCCCGGCGGGTGGTGCGGGCGCACGGCGGTGAATTGCGCGTGACCTCACGGCCGGGCGACACGCGCTTTACGGTCCGGCTGCCTCTCGGCGCGGACGGACGCACGGAAGGAGCGCGATGGACGTGAATCCTCAGCGTTCCCAGCGGAAAGGGGTGGAGAGCCCCGGGGTGAGGCGGGCGTGGCTCCTGGACTCCGGGCCAGAGGCCCACCGCGGGGGACGACGGAAACCGCTTCGGCTCACCACCCCCACTGGGCGGCTCCAGGCCGCCGAAAGAGAGACTTTCATGACCATGGACGTGAGTGCCGCGCAGGTTCACGACAACCCGGGCAAGTTCCGCTTCGAACTTCGGGTCGGGGGTGAGACCGGCGTCGCCATGTACCAGCGGCGCGGGAACGTCGTCGTCTTTACCCACACCCTCGTGCCCGAAACCCTTGAGGGGCAGGGCGTGGCGAGCAAGCTGATCGGCACGGCCCTCGACACGGTCCGCGCCGCGTCACAGCAGGTGGTGCCGCTGTGCCCGTTCGTCGCGGCCTACATCCGGCGCCACCCGGAGTACCGCGCGCTGGTGGTTCCGGATTATCTATATCTGGTGGACGGGGAGAACTGAGGGGCAGGCGGCCAGGCGGCGGCGTAGGGGTGACAACGAGATGACGGAAAATCGCAGCACGGGAGAATGCATGACGGGAATGAAGGAGGTGGTCCGCTTCGCGCAGACGCTGGCGGGCCGGGGCCGCGAGGAGCAGGCGCGGCAGGTCACAGCGCGGTTCGGCATGAGCGGGGCGGACGCGAGGATAGCCCTGATGGACGTGGATTTCCTGGAAGCCCGCCCGGTGGGCGACGAGGGATGAACGGGCAGCTTGGAACGTCGGTGAGGTGGGGCACCGGGCCCGGAGAACATCAGGGGCTGCTGCCGATCCAGGCGCACCCCACGGGCACGCAGAGGTCCAGCAGGGCGCCTACCCCGGCGGGGGGCTGGTCCTCCAGGTATGAGCTGCAAGGTTGGCGACGGACACGAGGTCAAACAACAGTTCCAGCCCAGTGGCGTGGCGTCCGGCCGTCTCCGGGGCGAGCTCAGGCTTGCTCGTGCCGAAAGCGGCCGGACGTTCGCCGTCGCCCGTTCAGGCCAGGTGCCGCCTGGGCGCTACACGGCGTCTCTGCGGGACAGGGCGAGGCGTATCCCGAGGGCGAGCATCACCACGCCGCTGACCCTGTTCTGGACCACCACCAACCAGGGGTGCCGCGCTGCCCACACCCCGACCCTTCCCGCAAGGACCGCCAGGAAAGCGTCCCACACCAGCCCGACGAGCAGGAACAGCACGCCAAGCACGAGGAACTGCGCGACAACGGGTCCGCGCTCGGGGTGGATGAACTGCGGCAGGAACGCCAGGAAGAACAGCGCGACCTTCGGGTTCAGCAGGTCCGTGAGGGCGGCTTGCCAGAAGGCGCTGCGCTGTGTGACGTTGGACGCCGCCGAGCCGGGCAGGGTGACGTGCGGTGTCCGTTCGAGCAGCGCCTTGACCCCCAGGAAGATCAGGTACGCGGCCCCGACCCACTTGACGATGTCGAAGGCGAGGGCCGAAGTGAGCAGCAGCGCGTTGAGGCCGAAGGCGGCGAAGAGGGTATGGGCGAACACACCGGCGCTGAAGCCGAAGGTGGTGGCGAGGCCGACCCGCCACCCGCCGGTGACCGAGCGGGCGACGACCATCGCGAAGTCAGGGCCGGGGGCCATGATGATCACCAGTGACGCGACGAGGAAGGTGCCGAGCGCCGCGGGATCGAACAGGGCCGTGCGGCAGTGTACGTGGACCGTGGACGTGGCGCGAGCACGCGCGCCCGCAGCGTTTGACCCGGCCAACAGCATCACCGAAGGGGCGCAGAGCCGCGGACCTCGGGCGTTCAGGGGACCGATCAGGTGGGTTGTTCGCCCCGACGTGCGTTCAGGAGACCGTAGAACGAGGGGGAGGGGAGTCGTCGTGCAACCAGGTGAGGGCCCAGGCATCGAGGGCCACAAAGACCTCCCTGAGCGCCTCACCCCTGGGCGTGAGGTGGTACGAGATGGACACCGGAGTGCCGGGCATGACGACGCGCCGAAGAACGCCTGCCGCTTCGAGTTCCTTCAGGCGGACACTGAGCAGGCGGGGGCTCAACCCGGGAACGGCGGCGTGCAGTTCACTGAAGCGGTTCAGACCGTGGCACAGAGCCCAGAGGATGGCGCAATTCCAGCGCCGACCGATCAGCTCGGCGGCGGCATGGAACCCGGGGTTGAAGGGGCTGAGGTCGAAACGCTCGCTCACGCGGGCAGTGTACTGTTCATCACTCAGTTATCAAAAGTAAGTTGCAAGGTGTACACTCCACCATGAAAGGTCAGCCCAGGCCACTGGCGCCCGCAGAAGGTCTCCCGCCCGCACCGGGTCAGCCCAGCCCCGGGCCAGGCTTCCAGGAGGTGGGCACCCCCATCGTGATGCCCGGGTGCGCCGCCCGCCCGGGTGACCTTCTCGCCGCTCTCCTCCTGGGCCCCAGGCCGAGATCACCGGGCCCAGGTGGGCTCGCCGCACACGAAGGAGCCCCATGCTGATGGTCGAACTCTTCCCGGCGCAGCAACACCGCCCGAACGGCGCTCACCCTGGGCAGGACCACCACGTCACCCTAGGACCGGGCGACCCCTGCTCTTCCGCGGACAGGACCCGCTGATGGCGACCAAGCCCGTGATTCTGACGGCCGACGACGATCCCCAGGTGTTGCGGGCGGTGGAGCGGGACCTGCGCGCACACTACGGCCGGGAGTACCGCATCCTGCGGGCCGCCTCCGGGCCCGAGGCGATGGGCGCCCTGCGCGAACTCGCGGAGCGCGGCACCCCGGTCGCCCTGATCGTGTCCGACCACCGCATGCCCGAGATGGACGGGGTGGAGTTCCTGGGCCAGACGGTGACCCTCTTTCCCGATACCAAGCGGGTGCTGCTCACCGCCTACGCCGATACCGACGCGGCGATCCGGGCGATCAACGTGGCGGGCGTGGACCGCTACCTGCTCAAGCCCTGGGACCCGCCCGAAGAGCGGCTCTACCCGGTTCTCGACGACCTGCTCGCCGAGTGGCAGGCCTCTTACCGCCCGGCCTTCGAGGGCGTGCGCGTGCTGGGGAGCCGCTGGTCGCCGCGCGCCTACGAGTTGCGCGAGTTCCTGGCGCGCAACCATGTCCCGTACCTGTGGCTGGACATCGAGGCCCGGGAACGCGACGCCGAGGTGAGTCGGCTGGCGTCCACGCTGGGTGACCCGCCCCACCTGCCGCTCGTCGTGCTGCCCGACGGCACCCGGCTGGACTCGCCGACCCCCGCCGAGCTGAGTGGGCACGTGGGCCTCCAGACCCGGGCCGACCGGGACTTCTACGACCTCGTGATCGTCGGCGGCGGTCCGGCGGGCCTGGCGTCGGCGGTGTACGGGGCCTCGGAGGGCCTGCGGACATTGATCGTCGAGCGCGAGGCGCCGGGCGGGCAGGCGGGGCTGAGTTCGCGGATCGAGAACTACCTCGGCTTCTCGTCGGGCATCTCGGGCAGCCGCCTGGCCCAGGAGGCGGTCACGCAGGCCAAGCGCTTCGGGGTGGAGATCGTGACCGGGGCGGCGACCGCCCTGCGGGTGGAGGGGCCCTACCGGGTGCTGGAGCTCGCGGACGGCTCCTCGGTGAGCAGCCACGCCGTGATCATCGCCACCGGGGTGCAGTGGCGGCAACTCGACGTGCCGGGCCTGGAGCGCCTCCAGGGAGCGGGCGTCTACTACGGGGCGGGCACGACTGAGGCGCTGGCCGTGAAGGACGAGACCGTGTACATCGTCGGCGGGGCCAACTCGGCGGGGCAGGCAGCGATGAACTTCGCGCGCTTCGCCCGGGAAGTCGTCATGCTGGTGCGGGGGCCGAGTCTCACCGCCTCCATGTCGCAGTACCTGATCGAACAGATCGAGCAGACGCCGGGCATCCGGGTCGAGCTTAACTCTGGCGTCGTGGGCGTGCATGGCGAGGAGCGACTGGAGGCCATCGACGTGTTCTGCTCCTCGAGCGGTGAGACCCAGACCCTCCCCGCCACCTCGCTGTTCATCTTCATCGGGGCCCAGCCGGGCACCGAATGGCTCTCGGGCGTTCTGGAGCGCGACGGGCGGGGCTTCATCCTCTCGGGACCGGAGCTGATGAAGGGAGGCAAACGGCCACCGGGCTGGCCCCTGGACCGCGACCCGGGGCTGCTGGAGACCAGCGTGCCCGGCGTCTTCGTGGTGGGCGACGTGCGGCTGGGCTCGGTGAAGCGGGTGGCCTCCGGGGTGGGCGAGGGCTCGGTGGCGATCTCCTTCGTCCACCAGTACCTCGCCAACGTGTGAGCGCCGCCGGGCTCGTCGCCGCCCTGCGGCGGGTGAGCGTCCTCGCCGACCTGCCGGAAGAGGACCTCGCCTGGCTCGCCACCCAGGGTCAGGAGGCGCGGTACACCCAGGGCGAGGTGGTCAACCGGCAGGGCGAGCCCGCCGACATGATGCTGATCTTCCTGGAGGGCGCGGCCGAGGCCCGGCGCGAGGAGGACGGGCTGCTGGGCACCCGGTACGTCGCCCGCGCGGGGGAGCCGAGCGAGGTCAGCGGCAAGCTGCCGTACTCGCGCCTGACCAGCTTTCCCTCCACCTCGCGCGCGGTGGAGCCGACGTGGCTCCTGCGCGTGCCGGAACGGGTCTTCCCCGAACTGCTCTCCCGCCTCCCGGTGCTGGGCCAGCGGCTGGTCGCCGTGATGTCCGACCGCATCCGTGACGCTTCCCAGGGGGACTCGGTGCGTGAACGGCTGCTCGCGCTGGGCCGCCTCTCCGCCGGGCTGGCCCACGAACTCAACAACCCCGCCGCAGCGGGAAGGCGGGCCGCCGCGGGCCTGCGCTCGGCGCTGCACGACCTGCGAAGCGCCGGGGAGGAACTGCACGCCCTGTGTCTGGACCCGGCGGCGCGGGGGGTCCTCACGGCTCTGGAGCGCAGGGTCGCGGGCGATCCCCGGCCGCACCCCACGCTCTCCTCCCTGGAACGGGGGGACCGCGAGGACGAATTGGCCGGGTGGCTGGACGGGCGCAGCGTGCCGGGCGCCTGGGACCTCGCTCCCGTGCTGGTCGAGGCCGGGGTGGAGCCCGGGGACCTGGACGCGCTGGCCGGCCGGGTGCCAGAGATTGCTCTGACGGCCTCGGTGCGGCACCTGGGCGCCACCCTGGCCGTGGACGCCCTGACGCGCGAGGTGGAGGACAGCGCCGGGCGCATCTCCGACCTCGTGGGGGCGATCAAGGAACACACCCACCAGGACCGGGCTCCCCGCGCGCCCACCGACGTGCGCCGGGGCCTGGACAGTACCCTCACCCTGCTCGGGCACAAGTTGCGCCGGGGCGTGCGGGTCGAGCGCGAGGACGACCCGGACCTGCCCCTGATCGAGGCGAACGCGGGCGAACTCAACCAGGTGTGGACCAACCTGATCGACAACGCGGTCGACGCCATGAACGGGCGGGGCCGCCTGCTCGTGCGGGCCGTGCGTTCGGGGGGGAGCCTCCTCGTCGAGATCGTGGACGACGGTCCCGGCATTCCCGAGGGCGTCCGCGCCCACATCTTCGAGCCCTTCTTCACCACCAAACCCGTCGGGGTCGGCAGTGGTCTGGGCCTCGACATCTCCCGCCGGATCGTGCGGGGACACGGCGGCGACCTGAACGTGACCTCCCGGCCCGGCGAGACCCGCTTTCAAGTCCGCCTGCCCCTGGGTTGAGCGGCGGGCCCGGACAGAGCAGGTCAAGACACCAGCCACAGGGGAGGCAGCGGACATGACGAAGCAGGGGGCAGGACAGGCCGGGGTGGGGCAACGCTGGACGGCCCCTCAGCGCTGGACGCTCGCGGCGGCGGTGCTGGGCTCGGGCATGGCGTTTATCGACGGCACGGTGGTGAACGTGGCCCTCAGCGCCCTGCAACGCGACTTCGGGGCCGACGTGGGCTCGGCCCAGTGGGTGATCAACGGCTACACCCTGATGCTGGCGGCCCTGATCCTGACGGGCGGGGCGCTGGGCGACCTGTACGGGCGGCGCCGAGTCTTCGGGCTGGGCGTACTCATCTTCGCCGCGGCCTCGGGTCTGTGCGGGCTGGCGCCCACGCTGGGGACCCTGATCGCCGCCCGGGTGCTTCAGGGGATCGGGGGCGCGCTCCTGATCCCCGGCAGCCTCGCCATGATCGACGCCGTGTTCGGCGACGCATTGCGGGGCCGGGCCGTCGGGCTGTGGTCGGCGGCGACGAGCGTGGTCACCGTGCTCGGGCCGGTGCTGGGCGGCGTGCTGATCGACCTGGGCTCGTGGCGGTGGGTGTTCCTGATCAACCTACCGCTCGCGCTGCTGGTGCTGTGGTGCCTGCGCGGCGTGCCCGAAACCCGCGCGGCCGGGGAGGGTGCGCGGCGCCCGGACCTCCCCGGCGCGGTGCTGGCGACCGCCGGGCTGGGGGCCCTGACCTATGGACTGATTCAGGCGGGTGAGCGTGGGCTGGGTGGGTCTTCCCTGCTCATCGCCGGGCTGGGCGTGGCCGGGCTCGCCGCCTTCGTGCTGTGGGAGGCGCGCGCCCCCCACCCGATGTTGCCGCTGGGCCTCTTCCGCTCGGCGGGTTTTGCGGGCACGAACGCGCTGACCTTCCTGCTGTACGGGGCGCTGGGGGCGGCGCTGTTCTTCCTGCCCCTGAACCTGATCGGAGTTCAGGGGTACTCGGGCACCGCCGCTGGAACCGCGCTGCTGCCGATGTCGCTGCTGCTGGCGGGGCTGTCCGGGGTGTTCGGCTCGCTCGCCGACCGCACCGGGCCGCGCCCCCTCCTGACCGTGGGGCCCATTCTGGCGGGGGTGGGGCTGGCCTGGCTGGGGTTCCTGGGCGTGGGCCGCCCCTACCTCACCGGCGTGCTGCCCGGCGTGCTCGTGCTGGGGCTGGGCATGGCGATCACGGTGGCGCCCCTCACGAGCGCGGTGCTGGGGTCGGTGAGTGCGGACTACGCGGGCACGGCCTCGGGGGTCAACAACGCCGTGTCGCGGGCGGCGGGGCTGCTCGCCGTGGCGCTGTTCACCCTGCTGATGCTGGGGAGCTTCAGAGGCTCGCTCTCGGCGCAGCTCGCGGGGACCTCGCTGCCGCTCACCGCCCGGGCACAGATGCTGGGCCAGAGCGGGCGGCTCGCGCAGGTGCCCGTCCCGGACGGCCTGAGTGATGCTCAGGCCGCCGAGGGCCGTCA includes:
- a CDS encoding sugar phosphate isomerase/epimerase family protein, with protein sequence MSPGEPPGGPSRREVLRWGALGVAAAALGLPVQAGATPGRAGGRMDGENLFLWAGTMRTASIDERIRGMRAAGMREMSIFPLDFRRAREAGLKDADLRAKLSGNGVRISTLDPFSQWLPGWERPATLSDEDFAFYNFGEDEFFRMAEALGATSMTVIEPYGRDVPAELGAEAFARVCDRAATLGMRVHLEFIPFTGIPDLARGWDIVRLADRPNGGLVMDVWHYFLGRPDEALLRTVPGEKIFVVQLSDAARGARGTIEDLYKRLSPGEGVFDLVGVLRTLNAIGGLTSVGPEIFSEQYNRLAPEEAGRRAAATTLAVLDRALGPRGSAAGGV
- a CDS encoding RidA family protein, whose amino-acid sequence is MQKTFDNPTSVAPPVSNSSHAVRVNVGDGALIFVSGQGPQDARRQVVGGADLAAQTRQTFGNVRAILEAQRATLGDVVKMTVDLTDMTRRAEMARVRGEFFPHDPPAATAVRVAALALPELLIQVDVIAAAGRRA
- a CDS encoding nuclear transport factor 2 family protein translates to MSNRDVEEGGTRATLQAWADAYSTRSAKALAALYTVNGVYEDVPSGFSATGPDVEGFAQGFLGMVESFEFILEGLFADGTRGALAWTFRGRNNSFVGDEGAKGKAIAARVFTAFSFEGGRIARSSDYYDTASLMRQVGALPQDG
- a CDS encoding nuclear transport factor 2-like protein — translated: MTQDEQARQYTHDLLQAINDKDTPRFLNFFTETGAVEDDGRTFRGRDDIRRWSDDELIGAGGQVTVTAERVTSRGVEVDLDYTSSDYSGPTRFVLTWKGTELTSLKVEDVGQG
- a CDS encoding aldo/keto reductase, whose product is MTNTSHTAPPAAAAGTLTLGGDLTVRRLGYGTMQLTGPASYGPPRDHAQALRVLRRAPELGIDFIDTADAYGPGIAEDLVAEALFPYPPGLVIATKGGITRPSQGQFVPDGRPAYLRSALEASLRRLRLERVDLYQLHRVDPRVPLAESVGALAELRAEGLIRHIGLSQVGVRQLEEARRAAPIVSVQNRYNLIDRDGEDVLAYCGREGIAFIPWFPLATGELARPGGLLGTVAARHHASPPQVALAWLLARSPVMLPIPGTSSAEHLEQNVAGAALTLKDDELRALTGA
- a CDS encoding sensor histidine kinase, with the protein product MLHDAQDSTLFPRLAEEDVLALAAVGAEVILAAGETLFTEDALPEDFFVVLAGRLTVSKRVDGQDTVLAEHRRGEFTGDVSLVTGQRVTATATAAQDSRVCRIAGEDFSATMARFPRVAEAVFRAVASRAQDLGAQVQQSARLAALNTLAAGLAHELDNPASAARRGTVQLQVAVPQLAHLGLELGTLDLGDEARRRVIETLAQERAAPVLSPLDRADREDALTTWLEGRGVPDALDLAPTLLELNFSEDALAAWSEGMNAGQLGVALRLLGATHEARTLADEAQQALTRISAVVDAMKAYTFMDRAPQQDLDVRASLDSTLAVLGSRLPPGITVVREYGAGVPPVPARGAELTQVWTNLIDNALDALGERGTLRLQVVREGDAVLVEVGDDGPGIPEALQERVFDAFFTTKDVGGGAGLGLDVARRVVRAHGGELRVTSRPGDTRFTVRLPLGADGRTEGARWT
- a CDS encoding GNAT family N-acetyltransferase is translated as MTMDVSAAQVHDNPGKFRFELRVGGETGVAMYQRRGNVVVFTHTLVPETLEGQGVASKLIGTALDTVRAASQQVVPLCPFVAAYIRRHPEYRALVVPDYLYLVDGEN
- a CDS encoding LysE family translocator, yielding MAPGPDFAMVVARSVTGGWRVGLATTFGFSAGVFAHTLFAAFGLNALLLTSALAFDIVKWVGAAYLIFLGVKALLERTPHVTLPGSAASNVTQRSAFWQAALTDLLNPKVALFFLAFLPQFIHPERGPVVAQFLVLGVLFLLVGLVWDAFLAVLAGRVGVWAARHPWLVVVQNRVSGVVMLALGIRLALSRRDAV
- a CDS encoding winged helix-turn-helix transcriptional regulator; this encodes MSERFDLSPFNPGFHAAAELIGRRWNCAILWALCHGLNRFSELHAAVPGLSPRLLSVRLKELEAAGVLRRVVMPGTPVSISYHLTPRGEALREVFVALDAWALTWLHDDSPPPRSTVS